The Calditerrivibrio nitroreducens DSM 19672 genome window below encodes:
- a CDS encoding monovalent cation/H+ antiporter subunit D family protein: MSFNYDLNLPALVIVVPLLSSMIMVLVGIFNKKLVSYIFQLVAVLTAIFSYHLILKVYHDGPIRYFFGNWAAPIGIEYYVDMLNAFCILVLSLIFAVMSFYFPKVVTKEIPEEKYHIFYAVTTLFMTGLLGITITGDLFNIYVFTEIASITAYALIAIGGRKESYVSSFNYLVLGTIGASFVVLGIGYLYMATGTLNLLDMQQRLVPMYDSKIVMVGAAFIFVGLSMKMALFPLHSWLPGAYADSPSPVSALMSATSTKVMAYVMVRFLYSVFTTSFDVKVLPVMEILFYMSIAAVISGSFLAIGQDNIKKMLAYSSVGQIGYIVMGATMQSSSGMMGGLYHFMTHAILKGGLFLVVGVIFYNLTTVKIEDLKGLYKKMPFTSFAFLIFALGMIGIPSTAGFVSKWYLVKGALETGKIVGAVGVLLSSLLTAIYFWRVVDNIFFHKPEGKVERLKEPLGLLIPTYVLAFATFIFGVYPYQVIDYLEKVSKILMEIGK, encoded by the coding sequence ATGAGTTTTAATTACGATCTCAATCTTCCGGCACTTGTTATTGTAGTACCCTTGTTGAGCTCAATGATAATGGTATTGGTGGGAATTTTCAACAAAAAGCTGGTTTCATATATCTTTCAATTGGTGGCGGTTTTAACCGCTATTTTCTCATATCACCTGATTTTGAAAGTTTATCATGATGGCCCCATTAGATATTTTTTTGGTAACTGGGCTGCACCTATTGGTATTGAATACTACGTCGATATGTTGAATGCTTTTTGTATATTGGTTTTGTCTTTAATCTTCGCAGTTATGAGTTTTTATTTTCCTAAAGTTGTTACAAAGGAGATACCAGAAGAGAAATATCACATCTTCTATGCCGTTACCACTTTGTTTATGACTGGTCTTTTGGGGATAACGATAACAGGAGACCTCTTTAATATATACGTTTTTACCGAGATAGCTTCCATTACCGCTTATGCCTTGATAGCAATCGGTGGTAGAAAAGAGTCTTACGTGTCAAGCTTTAATTATTTAGTATTAGGTACGATAGGTGCCTCATTTGTGGTATTGGGGATAGGTTATCTTTATATGGCCACAGGTACCTTGAATCTGCTTGATATGCAACAGAGACTTGTACCTATGTATGATTCAAAAATTGTTATGGTTGGTGCTGCTTTTATTTTTGTTGGATTGAGTATGAAGATGGCTCTTTTTCCTCTTCATAGCTGGCTTCCTGGAGCGTATGCAGATTCCCCTTCACCTGTAAGTGCGCTAATGTCAGCCACAAGTACAAAAGTGATGGCTTATGTAATGGTAAGATTTTTGTATTCTGTGTTTACCACAAGCTTTGATGTAAAAGTATTGCCAGTAATGGAGATTCTATTTTATATGTCAATAGCTGCTGTTATATCAGGGTCTTTTCTGGCGATAGGACAGGATAATATCAAAAAGATGCTTGCCTACTCATCGGTGGGGCAGATAGGGTATATTGTAATGGGTGCCACTATGCAATCTTCTTCTGGGATGATGGGGGGATTGTACCATTTTATGACCCATGCTATATTAAAGGGTGGGCTGTTTTTAGTTGTGGGGGTCATTTTTTACAACTTGACGACTGTAAAAATTGAGGATTTGAAAGGTCTTTATAAAAAGATGCCTTTCACGTCATTTGCCTTTCTAATTTTTGCTCTTGGAATGATAGGTATACCTTCAACGGCAGGATTTGTTAGCAAATGGTATCTGGTGAAAGGGGCCCTTGAGACAGGTAAGATAGTGGGTGCGGTGGGGGTTTTACTAAGTTCATTACTTACAGCCATCTATTTTTGGCGGGTAGTTGATAATATCTTTTTCCATAAACCGGAAGGTAAGGTTGAAAGACTTAAAGAACCTTTGGGACTTCTGATACCAACGTATGTATTAGCATTTGCTACATTTATTTTTGGTGTTTATCCGTATCAGGTGATCGATTATCTGGAAAAGGTATCCAAGATTCTAATGGAGATAGGAAAATGA
- a CDS encoding monovalent cation/H+ antiporter subunit D family protein encodes MIDKISSSLPIYAVLVSLIAIIPIILNDKRPNLREFFSILAAVIKFLIIINIYLLVKDGKVIEYQLVEFLPGLAIKFKVDTLGIFFALMASFLWILTTFYSIGYMRDGEEKNQTRFYAFFALSMSAAVGAAFSGNLLTLYIFYEIITFSTYPLVAHKQTKEAIEGAHRYLAYLLITSVLFFMPAMIYVYIKTGSLEFSSLGLFANYSGGKLVITSVLLMFVFGSAKAAVMPFHLWLPSAMVAPTPVSALLHAVAVVKTGVFVVIRVFIHIFGVDFLKSFSYSEVVSFLAAFTIIVASMVALRQDNIKSRLAYSTISQLSYIVLAVSLLSDKAVVGSIMHIVAHGFAKITLFFWAGAIYVASHKTKVSELDGIAKSMPFTMFAFTIGAISMIGFPPMGGFVSKWYIANGAVESGNLWVLIVLLISALLNAGYFVPIFIRAYFNKAEEDEHHKEASPFMVVPMLLTAILTIALFFYPDIFLQLAVNTVALPGGGR; translated from the coding sequence ATGATCGATAAAATATCATCATCTCTTCCGATTTATGCTGTTTTGGTATCGCTTATAGCTATTATCCCTATCATTTTAAATGATAAAAGACCCAACTTGCGGGAATTTTTCTCAATTTTGGCAGCTGTTATAAAATTTTTAATCATCATTAACATCTACTTGTTGGTGAAGGATGGAAAAGTAATCGAATATCAACTTGTTGAGTTTTTACCGGGATTGGCTATAAAATTCAAGGTGGATACTCTTGGAATATTCTTTGCTCTGATGGCATCATTTTTGTGGATTCTGACTACATTTTATTCCATTGGATACATGAGGGATGGGGAAGAGAAAAATCAAACTCGATTTTACGCTTTTTTTGCATTATCCATGTCAGCTGCAGTTGGTGCTGCTTTTTCAGGTAATTTATTAACCCTATACATTTTTTATGAAATAATCACCTTTTCTACCTATCCTCTTGTGGCACATAAGCAAACGAAAGAAGCTATAGAAGGTGCGCATAGATATCTTGCTTATCTACTTATAACATCTGTTTTATTTTTCATGCCAGCAATGATATATGTGTATATTAAGACTGGTAGTTTAGAGTTTTCATCATTGGGGTTGTTTGCAAATTACAGCGGTGGTAAGCTTGTGATAACATCTGTTCTTTTGATGTTTGTATTTGGTTCAGCAAAAGCCGCAGTAATGCCTTTTCATCTGTGGTTGCCTTCTGCAATGGTGGCACCTACGCCTGTAAGTGCTTTACTGCATGCTGTGGCGGTTGTTAAAACAGGAGTATTTGTTGTAATTAGGGTTTTTATACATATTTTTGGGGTAGATTTTTTAAAGAGCTTCTCCTATTCAGAAGTTGTTTCATTTTTAGCAGCTTTTACGATTATAGTTGCATCAATGGTGGCTTTGAGGCAAGATAATATAAAATCAAGACTTGCCTATTCCACCATCAGTCAGCTTTCATACATAGTACTGGCGGTTTCTCTTTTATCCGATAAAGCTGTTGTAGGTTCAATTATGCACATAGTTGCCCACGGTTTTGCCAAGATTACACTTTTCTTCTGGGCAGGAGCTATTTACGTTGCTTCCCATAAAACAAAGGTAAGTGAGCTGGATGGTATTGCCAAAAGTATGCCTTTTACGATGTTTGCTTTTACTATAGGAGCTATCTCAATGATCGGTTTTCCTCCTATGGGTGGATTTGTGAGTAAATGGTATATTGCAAACGGTGCTGTGGAAAGTGGAAATTTGTGGGTTCTAATAGTGTTGTTGATTAGTGCTCTACTAAATGCTGGTTATTTTGTTCCAATATTCATCAGAGCATATTTTAATAAGGCTGAAGAAGATGAACATCATAAAGAAGCATCCCCTTTTATGGTTGTACCAATGTTGTTGACGGCTATATTGACAATTGCTCTATTTTTTTACCCTGATATATTTCTGCAACTTGCCGTCAACACCGTAGCTTTACCTGGAGGTGGAAGATGA